A genomic segment from Actinomadura hallensis encodes:
- a CDS encoding PH domain-containing protein, with protein sequence MSEWRRLHPRVIWVDLVRSVLSLLPAVTAIAVFGVDPGAGSLWPLLAVAAAGVLGAAGDAVRWAFTRYRITPSYVERKTGVLVRAHRSIQRDRIRSVDVEGRLRHRLAGLRVVKIGAGQQSAAGESALSLDAVSVAEAESLQRLLLRADAPDAKDAPDTEVPADAGAATEAEAPAGAETGADGPAEVYARFQPGWFVYNMFNVWAYVFAIGVGWGAYWLLTGFGVDVGGFVAGLVSSDGIGWFWTSVLAVLALGAFGAAGLALNYFVEYWGFELARVPGEKGTLLRTRQGLFTTRTVNRDDNRMRGVRLSEPVLWRWLGVTDTQVITTGLSLWSMSQPTAILPRGPRRAALRVAAAALGADPDPLRADLERHPGAALRRRLAWATAATAAAALLLGWLAAAGVVPASTLWAAAALWPVALVAAVVAYRALGHAIAGEYLVARSGLVNRSTVVLRRSAVSTIAVRESLLQRRLGLRTVSVMTAAGTGGYTVPDLAADESLRFADRAAPGLLGPFLRPRDADEPA encoded by the coding sequence GTGAGCGAGTGGCGGCGCCTGCATCCCCGGGTGATCTGGGTCGACCTCGTCCGCAGCGTCCTGTCGCTGCTGCCGGCCGTGACGGCGATCGCGGTGTTCGGCGTCGATCCCGGGGCGGGCAGCCTGTGGCCGCTGCTCGCCGTGGCCGCCGCCGGCGTGCTCGGCGCGGCGGGGGACGCCGTCCGCTGGGCCTTCACCCGCTACCGCATCACGCCGTCGTACGTCGAGCGGAAGACCGGCGTGCTGGTCCGCGCCCACCGCTCGATCCAGCGCGACCGCATCCGCAGCGTCGACGTCGAGGGCAGGCTGCGGCACCGGCTCGCCGGGCTGCGCGTCGTGAAGATCGGCGCCGGCCAGCAGAGCGCGGCCGGCGAGTCCGCCCTGAGCCTGGACGCGGTCTCCGTCGCCGAGGCGGAGTCGCTGCAACGCCTGCTCCTCCGCGCCGACGCACCGGACGCGAAGGACGCCCCGGACACCGAGGTCCCAGCGGACGCCGGGGCCGCAACGGAGGCGGAGGCCCCCGCCGGGGCCGAGACGGGCGCAGACGGGCCGGCCGAGGTGTACGCGCGGTTCCAGCCCGGCTGGTTCGTCTACAACATGTTCAACGTCTGGGCGTACGTCTTCGCCATCGGCGTCGGCTGGGGCGCGTACTGGCTCCTCACCGGCTTCGGCGTCGACGTCGGCGGCTTCGTGGCCGGACTGGTCTCCTCGGACGGGATCGGCTGGTTCTGGACGTCGGTCCTCGCCGTCCTGGCCCTCGGCGCGTTCGGCGCGGCCGGCCTCGCCCTCAACTACTTCGTGGAGTACTGGGGGTTCGAGCTCGCCCGCGTCCCCGGGGAGAAGGGCACGCTGCTGCGGACGCGGCAGGGGCTGTTCACCACGCGGACCGTCAACCGCGACGACAACCGGATGCGGGGCGTGCGCCTGTCCGAGCCCGTCCTGTGGCGCTGGCTCGGCGTCACCGACACCCAGGTGATCACGACCGGGCTCAGCCTGTGGTCGATGTCGCAGCCGACCGCGATCCTGCCGCGCGGCCCGCGCCGGGCGGCCCTGCGGGTGGCCGCCGCGGCGCTCGGCGCCGACCCCGACCCCCTCCGGGCGGACCTCGAACGCCACCCCGGGGCCGCGCTGCGCCGCCGCCTGGCGTGGGCGACCGCCGCGACGGCCGCCGCGGCCCTGCTCCTGGGGTGGCTCGCCGCCGCCGGCGTCGTCCCGGCGAGCACGCTGTGGGCGGCGGCCGCGCTGTGGCCCGTCGCGCTCGTCGCCGCCGTCGTCGCCTACCGCGCGCTCGGCCACGCCATCGCGGGCGAGTACCTCGTCGCGCGCTCCGGGCTGGTCAACCGGTCGACGGTGGTGCTCCGGCGGTCCGCCGTCAGCACCATCGCGGTCCGCGAGTCGCTCCTGCAGCGGCGGCTCGGGCTGAGGACCGTCTCGGTGATGACCGCGGCCGGGACCGGCGGCTACACCGTCCCCGACCTGGCCGCCGACGAGAGCCTCCGCTTCGCCGACCGGGCCGCGCCTGGGCTTCTCGGGCCCTTCCTGCGGCCGCGGGACGCCGACGAGCCCGCGTGA
- a CDS encoding ABC transporter permease, with protein MNPTIAMITFRGMLGRKRALLLLVLPTLLLLLAAVLSMTGNDDLDLSTQVLQKFGLATLLPLLALIAGTGVIGPEIDDGQIMYVLTKPIPRWVIVLTKLAVAIVLVTVFAVLPTLMAGLLLIGTTAQVTPAFTVGLLLGGVAYSAVFVALGVLSRNAVTIGLLYALVWETLLGSFAPGAKSASVQQWSLSVADALTDASTVTSTVRLPLAVALLVLVAVTATFLATFRLRSLAVASAE; from the coding sequence ATGAACCCGACAATCGCGATGATCACGTTCCGGGGGATGCTCGGGCGCAAGCGGGCGCTGCTCCTGCTGGTCCTGCCGACGCTCCTGCTGCTCCTGGCGGCGGTCCTGAGCATGACCGGCAACGACGATCTCGACCTGTCGACGCAGGTCCTGCAGAAGTTCGGCCTGGCGACGCTGCTGCCGCTGCTCGCGCTGATCGCGGGGACGGGCGTGATCGGGCCGGAGATCGACGACGGCCAGATCATGTACGTGCTGACCAAGCCGATCCCGCGGTGGGTGATCGTGCTGACCAAGCTCGCCGTGGCGATCGTCCTGGTGACGGTGTTCGCGGTCCTGCCGACGCTGATGGCGGGGCTCCTCCTGATCGGGACGACCGCGCAGGTGACGCCCGCGTTCACGGTCGGCCTCCTGCTCGGCGGCGTCGCCTACAGCGCGGTGTTCGTCGCGCTGGGGGTGCTGAGCCGCAACGCCGTCACGATCGGCCTGCTGTACGCGCTGGTCTGGGAGACGCTCCTCGGCAGCTTCGCGCCGGGCGCCAAGTCGGCGTCGGTGCAGCAGTGGTCCCTGTCGGTCGCGGACGCGCTCACGGACGCCTCCACGGTCACCTCGACCGTCCGCCTCCCGCTGGCGGTCGCGCTGCTGGTCCTGGTCGCCGTCACGGCCACGTTCCTCGCGACGTTCCGCCTGCGCTCCCTGGCCGTCGCCAGCGCCGAGTGA
- a CDS encoding ABC transporter ATP-binding protein, which translates to MLENVSRWYGNVVAVNGVSMKVGPGVTGLLGPNGAGKSTLIHMMGGFLAPSSGTVTLNGEPIWQNPGVYRSLGLVPERESAYDFLTGEQFILAMAKLHGLPDPQAAARRAIGLVEMDYAAGRQIGNYSKGMKQRIKMASALVHDPPVLLLDEPFNGMDPRQRLQLMDLVRRMADEGRTILFSSHILEEVERLASHIEVIVAGRHAASGDFRKIRRLMTDRPHIFLVRSSDDRRLAAALIADGSARSVQLTGKGLQIEAVDFQRFTWLLPQVSRDAGVRLWEVSPADESLESVFSYLVAR; encoded by the coding sequence GTGCTGGAGAACGTGTCCCGCTGGTACGGCAACGTCGTCGCGGTCAACGGCGTCTCGATGAAGGTCGGGCCCGGAGTGACCGGGCTGCTCGGCCCGAACGGCGCCGGGAAGTCCACGCTCATCCACATGATGGGCGGGTTCCTCGCGCCGTCGTCCGGCACCGTCACGCTGAACGGGGAGCCGATCTGGCAGAACCCTGGGGTCTACCGCAGCCTGGGCCTCGTCCCCGAGCGGGAGTCGGCCTACGACTTCCTCACCGGGGAGCAGTTCATCCTCGCGATGGCGAAGCTGCACGGGCTGCCGGATCCGCAGGCGGCCGCGCGCCGCGCGATCGGGCTGGTGGAGATGGACTATGCCGCCGGCCGCCAGATCGGGAACTACTCCAAGGGCATGAAGCAGCGCATCAAGATGGCGTCCGCCCTTGTGCACGACCCGCCGGTCCTGCTGCTGGACGAGCCGTTCAACGGCATGGACCCGCGCCAGCGGCTCCAGCTCATGGACCTCGTCCGCCGGATGGCGGACGAGGGCCGCACGATCCTGTTCTCCTCCCACATCCTGGAGGAGGTGGAGCGGCTCGCCAGCCACATCGAGGTGATCGTGGCGGGGCGGCACGCGGCGTCCGGCGACTTCCGCAAGATCCGCCGGCTGATGACGGACCGGCCGCACATCTTCCTGGTCCGCTCGTCCGACGACCGCCGTCTCGCCGCGGCCCTCATCGCGGACGGCTCGGCGCGCAGCGTGCAGCTCACCGGCAAGGGCCTCCAGATCGAGGCCGTCGACTTCCAGCGCTTCACGTGGCTGCTGCCGCAGGTCTCCCGGGACGCCGGAGTGCGGCTGTGGGAGGTCTCCCCGGCGGACGAGTCCCTGGAAAGCGTGTTCTCCTACCTGGTGGCCCGGTGA
- a CDS encoding ABC transporter permease, with the protein MSTSTIHDIGYRHYEGRRNGRAYVLRSLYVHNLRAAFGLGRPARAKIMPFVLAGIMMLPAAGSVAVFTVTDEADALIPYAAYANIMQVIVAIFLATQAPVLASREVRFHVIPLYFSRPVGHLDFVLAKSAALVTALFALMASPVTLLYVGGLVAKAPDPGRQLLEYLGGLVGCLLFALVLAAIGMVVAAFTPRRGFGVAAVIAVYMISTTFVGIVQGIAEVRTNFALQGWIGLAAPFNLVDIVQVRLLGAESSLAGIAPGVTGGVVALAVCAAIVIGSVAVLYRRFRKAGLS; encoded by the coding sequence ATGAGCACGAGCACGATCCACGACATCGGCTACCGGCACTACGAGGGGCGGCGCAACGGCCGCGCCTACGTGCTGCGGTCGCTGTACGTCCACAACCTGCGCGCCGCGTTCGGCCTGGGCCGCCCCGCCCGCGCCAAGATCATGCCGTTCGTGCTGGCGGGCATCATGATGCTGCCCGCCGCCGGGTCGGTCGCGGTGTTCACCGTGACCGACGAGGCGGACGCGCTGATCCCGTACGCGGCCTACGCGAACATCATGCAGGTCATCGTGGCGATCTTCCTGGCGACGCAGGCGCCGGTGCTGGCGTCGCGGGAGGTGCGCTTCCACGTGATCCCGCTGTACTTCTCGCGTCCGGTCGGGCACCTCGACTTCGTGCTGGCGAAGAGCGCGGCGCTGGTGACCGCGCTGTTCGCGCTCATGGCGTCGCCCGTCACGCTGCTGTACGTCGGCGGCCTGGTCGCCAAGGCGCCCGATCCGGGGCGGCAGCTCCTGGAGTATCTGGGCGGCCTGGTGGGCTGCCTGCTGTTCGCGCTCGTCCTGGCGGCGATCGGGATGGTGGTCGCGGCGTTCACCCCGCGGCGCGGCTTCGGCGTCGCCGCCGTCATCGCCGTCTACATGATCAGCACCACGTTCGTCGGGATCGTCCAGGGCATCGCCGAGGTGCGGACCAACTTCGCGCTCCAGGGCTGGATCGGCCTGGCCGCCCCGTTCAACCTGGTGGACATCGTCCAGGTCAGGCTGCTCGGCGCCGAGTCGTCCTTGGCCGGCATCGCGCCCGGCGTCACCGGCGGCGTGGTCGCGCTCGCCGTGTGCGCCGCCATCGTCATCGGCTCGGTCGCGGTTCTGTACCGCAGGTTCCGGAAGGCGGGCCTCTCATGA
- a CDS encoding ABC transporter ATP-binding protein, whose product MPIIATQGLTMRFPRVTALDDLSVTVEPGVVGLVGANGAGKSTLIKILLGLLPPTSGTATVLGLDIARQGLRIRENVGFMPEYECLPPDVSATEFVVHMARMSGLPPTAARERAADTLRHVGLYEERYRPIGGYSTGMRQRVKLAQALVHDPKLVFLDEPTNGLDPAGRDEMLDLIRRIGTEFGISVLVTSHLLGELERVCDHVVIIDGGKLLRSQAVEAYTAASGVLTVEVDEGRDELGRHLYDQGVSVRPEGRFLVVDIAGETTYDLIRDGVADLGLRLIRMEQRRHHIEEVFQTGPPGAQAAGTVPQEASR is encoded by the coding sequence ATGCCGATCATCGCCACCCAGGGCCTGACGATGAGGTTCCCCCGGGTGACCGCCCTGGACGACCTCTCCGTGACCGTCGAGCCGGGCGTCGTCGGGCTGGTCGGCGCCAACGGCGCCGGCAAGTCGACCCTCATCAAGATCCTGCTCGGGCTGCTGCCGCCGACGTCGGGCACCGCGACCGTGCTGGGCCTCGACATCGCGCGCCAGGGCCTGCGGATCCGGGAGAACGTCGGGTTCATGCCCGAGTACGAGTGCCTGCCGCCGGACGTGTCGGCGACGGAGTTCGTCGTCCACATGGCCCGGATGAGCGGGCTGCCTCCCACCGCCGCCCGCGAACGCGCCGCCGACACGCTCCGGCACGTCGGCCTGTACGAGGAGCGCTACCGACCCATCGGCGGCTACTCCACCGGCATGCGCCAGCGGGTGAAGCTCGCGCAGGCCCTCGTTCACGACCCGAAGCTCGTGTTCCTGGACGAGCCCACCAACGGCCTCGACCCGGCCGGGCGCGACGAGATGCTCGACCTGATCCGCCGCATCGGCACCGAGTTCGGGATCAGCGTGCTCGTCACGTCCCACCTGCTGGGCGAGCTGGAACGGGTGTGCGACCACGTCGTCATCATCGACGGCGGGAAGCTGCTGCGGTCCCAGGCCGTGGAGGCGTACACCGCCGCCAGCGGCGTCCTCACCGTCGAGGTGGACGAGGGACGCGACGAGCTGGGCCGGCACCTGTACGACCAGGGCGTGTCCGTCCGGCCGGAGGGCCGCTTCCTCGTCGTCGACATCGCCGGGGAGACGACCTACGACCTGATCCGGGACGGCGTCGCCGACCTCGGACTGCGGCTGATCCGGATGGAGCAGCGCCGCCACCACATCGAGGAGGTCTTCCAGACCGGGCCTCCCGGAGCGCAGGCGGCCGGAACCGTCCCGCAGGAGGCGTCCCGATGA
- a CDS encoding HNH endonuclease family protein, with translation MAGLLLAVPLTTGCEATLGLSETDSPAPGESADKPGSRDVKRARAALSGLRIASEGDGDGYERAKFGTRWKDIDRNGCDQRNDVLARDLSDVGKRGDCVVMSGRLRDPYSGKEITFAKKDAAEVQIDHIYPLALAWRMGASRWSDDKRERFANDHDNLLAVWGVPNRQKSDSGPGEWKPQKSYQCTYAVKYVTVADKYSLAVTRDDHRALQDFLGRC, from the coding sequence GTGGCGGGGCTCCTCCTCGCCGTCCCTCTGACGACGGGATGCGAGGCCACTCTCGGCCTCTCCGAGACGGATTCACCGGCGCCGGGCGAGAGCGCGGACAAGCCCGGCTCCCGCGACGTGAAACGCGCCCGCGCCGCGCTGTCCGGGCTGCGGATCGCGTCGGAGGGCGACGGCGACGGCTACGAGCGCGCGAAGTTCGGGACGCGCTGGAAGGACATCGACCGCAACGGCTGCGACCAGCGCAACGACGTCCTCGCCCGCGACCTGTCGGACGTCGGCAAGCGGGGCGACTGCGTCGTCATGAGCGGCCGGCTCCGCGACCCCTACAGCGGCAAGGAGATCACCTTCGCCAAGAAGGACGCCGCCGAGGTCCAGATCGACCACATCTACCCGCTCGCGCTCGCCTGGCGGATGGGCGCGTCCCGCTGGAGCGACGACAAGCGGGAGCGGTTCGCCAACGACCACGACAACCTCCTGGCCGTGTGGGGCGTGCCCAACCGGCAGAAGAGCGACTCGGGGCCCGGCGAGTGGAAGCCGCAGAAGAGCTACCAGTGCACCTACGCGGTCAAGTACGTCACGGTCGCCGACAAGTACTCGCTCGCCGTCACCCGCGACGACCACCGCGCCCTGCAGGACTTCCTCGGACGCTGCTGA
- the glmM gene encoding phosphoglucosamine mutase, giving the protein MARLFGTDGVRGLANRDLTAPLVMDLSVAAARVLAEEGAFKGHRPLAVVGRDPRASGEFLEAAVVAGLASSGVDVLRLGVLPTPAVAYLTKQLHADVGVMLSASHNPAPDNGIKFFDSSGYKLPDELEDRIEARLGEPWDPPTGAGVGRVREAHGAVEQYVAHLLSTVPVSLDGLRVVVDCANGAACDVAPEALRRAGAEVFTIGTAPDGLNINAGCGSTNLEALRAAVREHGADAGIANDGDADRCMAVTASGDVVDGDQIMAILALELQEAGALAAGTVVATVMSNLGFKLAMREAGITVVETAVGDRYVLEAMKGGGFGFGGEQSGHVIMLDHATTGDGVLTGLHLLAAMARRGRPLDELAKVMTRLPQVLINVKDVDKTRAESSPELAAAIAAAEADLGETGRVLIRPSGTEPMVRVMVEAASEDQAQSVAEHLAGVVRSALAV; this is encoded by the coding sequence GTGGCTCGTCTGTTCGGGACCGACGGTGTGCGAGGGCTCGCCAACCGCGATCTGACCGCCCCGCTCGTCATGGACCTGTCCGTCGCGGCGGCGCGGGTCCTGGCCGAGGAGGGCGCCTTCAAAGGCCACCGTCCGCTGGCGGTGGTGGGCCGCGACCCCAGGGCCTCGGGCGAGTTCCTCGAGGCGGCCGTGGTGGCGGGCCTGGCCAGTTCCGGGGTGGACGTGCTGCGCCTCGGCGTCCTGCCGACGCCCGCCGTCGCGTACCTGACGAAGCAGCTCCACGCCGACGTCGGCGTGATGCTGTCGGCGTCGCACAACCCCGCCCCCGACAACGGCATCAAGTTCTTCGACAGCAGCGGCTACAAGCTGCCCGACGAGCTGGAGGACCGCATCGAGGCGCGGCTCGGCGAGCCGTGGGACCCGCCGACCGGCGCCGGGGTCGGGCGCGTCCGGGAGGCGCACGGCGCGGTCGAGCAGTACGTGGCGCACCTGCTGTCGACGGTGCCGGTGTCGCTGGACGGCCTGCGCGTCGTGGTCGACTGCGCGAACGGCGCGGCCTGCGACGTGGCGCCGGAGGCCCTGCGCCGCGCGGGCGCCGAGGTGTTCACGATCGGGACGGCGCCGGACGGGCTGAACATCAACGCGGGCTGTGGCTCCACGAACCTGGAGGCGCTGCGGGCGGCGGTCAGGGAGCACGGCGCCGACGCCGGCATCGCCAACGACGGCGACGCCGACCGGTGCATGGCGGTGACCGCGTCCGGCGACGTCGTGGACGGCGACCAGATCATGGCGATCCTGGCGCTGGAGCTGCAGGAGGCGGGCGCGCTGGCCGCCGGGACCGTGGTCGCGACCGTGATGTCGAACCTGGGGTTCAAGCTCGCGATGCGGGAGGCCGGGATCACCGTGGTGGAGACCGCGGTGGGCGACCGGTACGTCCTGGAGGCGATGAAGGGCGGCGGGTTCGGCTTTGGCGGCGAGCAGTCCGGCCACGTGATCATGCTGGACCACGCCACGACGGGCGACGGCGTCCTGACCGGCCTGCACCTCCTGGCCGCGATGGCCCGCCGGGGCCGGCCGCTGGACGAGCTGGCGAAGGTGATGACGCGGCTGCCGCAGGTGCTCATCAACGTCAAGGACGTCGACAAGACCCGCGCCGAGTCGTCGCCGGAGCTCGCCGCCGCCATCGCCGCCGCCGAGGCCGACCTCGGCGAGACGGGGCGGGTGCTGATCAGGCCGAGCGGCACTGAGCCGATGGTCCGCGTCATGGTCGAGGCGGCCTCGGAGGACCAGGCGCAGTCGGTCGCCGAGCACCTCGCCGGCGTCGTCCGCTCCGCCCTGGCCGTCTAG
- the rpsI gene encoding 30S ribosomal protein S9 has product MDETTEPGVEQLDSYEDVPSEYSTETPEAAGESYLGQPVATGPASGTGRRKQAIARVRIVPGTGQWKINGRTLDQYFPNKVHQQVVNEPFVLLGLEGQFDVLARVNGGGTSGQAGALRLGIARALQTANIEHRPALKKAGFLTRDARVPERKKAGLKKARKAPQYSKR; this is encoded by the coding sequence GTGGACGAGACCACCGAGCCGGGCGTCGAGCAGCTCGACTCGTACGAGGACGTGCCGTCCGAGTACAGCACCGAGACGCCCGAGGCCGCGGGCGAGAGCTACCTGGGCCAGCCCGTCGCGACCGGCCCCGCCTCCGGCACCGGCCGCCGCAAGCAGGCCATCGCCCGGGTGCGCATCGTCCCCGGCACCGGCCAGTGGAAGATCAACGGCCGGACCCTGGACCAGTACTTCCCGAACAAGGTCCACCAGCAGGTCGTGAACGAGCCGTTCGTGCTGCTCGGCCTGGAGGGCCAGTTCGACGTGCTCGCGCGGGTCAACGGCGGCGGCACCAGCGGCCAGGCCGGTGCGCTGCGCCTCGGCATCGCCCGCGCGCTGCAGACCGCGAACATCGAGCACCGCCCGGCGCTGAAGAAGGCCGGCTTCCTCACCCGCGACGCGCGGGTGCCCGAGCGCAAGAAGGCCGGTCTCAAGAAGGCCCGCAAGGCGCCCCAGTACAGCAAGCGTTGA
- the rplM gene encoding 50S ribosomal protein L13 encodes MRTYTPKPADVQRQWYVIDATDVVLGRLASQVAQLLRGKHKPIYAPHIDTGDFVVIVNADKVAMSPGKAERKRAYRHSGYPGGLRSLTYAELLARNPERVVEKAIKGMLPKNSLGRKMFGKVKVYAGPDHPHQAQKPIPYEITQISQPAK; translated from the coding sequence GTGCGCACGTACACCCCTAAGCCCGCTGACGTTCAGCGTCAGTGGTACGTCATCGACGCGACCGATGTCGTCCTGGGCCGTCTCGCCAGTCAGGTCGCGCAGCTGCTGCGGGGTAAGCACAAGCCGATCTACGCTCCGCACATCGACACCGGTGACTTCGTCGTCATCGTGAACGCGGACAAGGTGGCGATGTCGCCGGGCAAGGCCGAGCGCAAGCGCGCCTACCGGCACTCCGGCTACCCGGGCGGACTGCGCTCGCTGACCTACGCCGAGCTGCTGGCCAGGAACCCCGAGCGGGTCGTCGAGAAGGCGATCAAGGGCATGCTGCCCAAGAACTCCCTCGGCCGGAAGATGTTCGGCAAGGTGAAGGTCTACGCCGGGCCGGACCACCCGCACCAGGCGCAGAAGCCGATCCCGTACGAGATCACCCAGATCAGCCAGCCCGCCAAGTGA
- a CDS encoding CAP domain-containing protein: MAVTASGLAIGTGVAIDRLLLPELSSERASASGPEARPSTVIPPGPQSDAPAGPDAGAGAGDPAGQPSAAAPAPTAQQPTPPLKAMRDPSRTTASPSKSSEPTASRKPSGDGGSSGGSAGTAGSGGGAPSTAGQSGPEAAVVSLTNAERAKAGCGALRVDQRLVTAAKRHSADMAANNYFSHTSQNGDSPWDRMAAAGYPDAGAENIAKGYPTAAAVVKGWMNSPGHRANILNCGLRAIGVGMASGPGGPYWTQNFGRK; the protein is encoded by the coding sequence GTGGCGGTCACCGCGTCCGGCCTCGCGATCGGCACCGGGGTGGCGATCGACCGCCTCCTGCTGCCCGAGCTGAGCTCGGAGCGGGCGTCCGCGTCCGGACCCGAGGCGCGCCCGTCCACCGTGATCCCGCCGGGGCCGCAGAGCGACGCCCCGGCCGGCCCCGACGCGGGCGCGGGAGCCGGGGACCCGGCCGGGCAGCCGTCCGCGGCGGCCCCCGCGCCGACCGCGCAGCAGCCGACGCCGCCGCTGAAGGCGATGCGCGACCCCAGCCGCACCACCGCCTCCCCCTCGAAGTCCAGCGAGCCCACGGCGTCGCGGAAGCCGTCGGGCGACGGCGGATCGTCCGGCGGTTCGGCCGGCACCGCCGGATCGGGCGGCGGCGCGCCGAGCACGGCCGGGCAGTCCGGCCCCGAGGCCGCCGTGGTGTCGCTCACCAACGCCGAGCGCGCCAAGGCCGGATGCGGGGCGCTGCGCGTCGACCAGCGGCTCGTCACCGCGGCCAAGCGGCACTCCGCCGACATGGCGGCGAACAACTACTTCTCCCACACCTCGCAGAACGGCGACAGCCCGTGGGACCGGATGGCCGCCGCGGGCTACCCGGACGCCGGCGCGGAGAACATCGCCAAGGGATACCCGACCGCCGCGGCCGTGGTGAAGGGGTGGATGAACAGCCCCGGGCACCGGGCCAACATCCTCAACTGCGGCCTGCGCGCCATCGGCGTCGGCATGGCCTCCGGCCCCGGCGGGCCCTACTGGACGCAGAACTTCGGCCGGAAGTGA